One Chryseobacterium sp. StRB126 genomic region harbors:
- a CDS encoding uroporphyrinogen-III synthase codes for MKILFTKNIDLSTISKELGEDISVDCVEVIKTKPILISPFDLKNYSLIFTSVNGVASFFKNRFKPNENFTAKNYNKIYCVGEKTKKALRKHGFGTFKVLRNADALSRFIIGHCQHEQFLHFCGNLAINVLDKELPLQNIKYKKITIYNTEEINPLIPEKYHAAVFFSPSGVRSFAKQNSLEDMKLFSIGETTSGELRNYTHKNIFTSEENTLSSIFELIRQEIVSKL; via the coding sequence ATGAAAATCTTATTTACCAAAAATATAGACCTATCAACAATATCCAAAGAACTAGGAGAGGATATTTCGGTTGACTGTGTTGAGGTAATTAAGACCAAACCTATTTTGATCAGCCCGTTTGATCTGAAAAATTATTCTTTGATTTTCACCAGCGTAAATGGAGTAGCTTCTTTTTTTAAAAACAGATTTAAGCCTAATGAGAATTTCACGGCTAAAAACTACAACAAGATCTACTGTGTAGGTGAAAAAACTAAGAAAGCATTGAGGAAACATGGCTTTGGAACCTTTAAGGTATTAAGGAATGCTGATGCACTTTCAAGATTTATTATAGGACACTGCCAACACGAACAGTTTCTCCACTTCTGCGGCAATCTTGCCATTAATGTACTGGACAAGGAACTTCCTCTTCAAAATATTAAGTATAAAAAGATTACGATCTACAATACCGAGGAAATCAATCCTTTAATTCCTGAAAAATATCATGCTGCAGTATTTTTTAGTCCAAGCGGAGTTCGTAGTTTTGCAAAGCAAAATTCCCTAGAAGATATGAAGCTGTTTTCGATTGGAGAAACTACATCCGGGGAATTAAGAAATTATACTCACAAGAACATTTTTACGTCTGAAGAAAACACGCTGAGCTCTATATTTGAGCTGATAAGACAGGAAATTGTGAGCAAACTTTAG
- the hemC gene encoding hydroxymethylbilane synthase yields MKSIRIGTRNSALALWQAREVARHLQNNNYLTEIVPIVSSGDKNLNQPLYSLGITGVFTRDLDVALLNDEIDIAVHSLKDVPTLLPQNIEMIAYLERDYPQDILIRKKSAKNKELHELKLATSSLRRRAFWLRHFPNTEFSDIRGNIQTRLQKLEDGDFDATILSLAGIKRMKMEIDYEMLPVMISAPSQGVIAVAGHSHKPEINEILRQINHQPTQVCVEIERNFLSTLEGGCTAPIGAFAEIIEDQIRFTAALCSLDGKNCIAIDENFKYNSTEDFGEKFAKVVLENGGKELMTEIKSQI; encoded by the coding sequence ATGAAAAGCATTAGAATCGGAACAAGAAATTCCGCACTTGCACTTTGGCAGGCTAGAGAGGTTGCGAGGCACCTACAGAACAACAATTATTTAACGGAAATCGTTCCTATCGTTTCTTCTGGCGATAAGAACCTTAATCAGCCTTTATATTCATTAGGAATCACCGGGGTTTTCACAAGAGACCTTGATGTAGCCTTATTGAATGATGAGATTGATATTGCTGTTCACTCTTTAAAGGATGTCCCTACCCTGTTACCTCAGAATATTGAGATGATAGCCTATCTGGAAAGAGACTATCCACAGGACATTTTGATCAGAAAAAAATCTGCTAAAAACAAAGAACTTCACGAGCTAAAGCTTGCTACAAGCAGCTTGAGAAGAAGAGCTTTCTGGTTAAGACATTTCCCAAATACTGAGTTTTCAGATATCCGTGGAAATATCCAGACCCGTCTTCAAAAACTTGAAGATGGAGACTTCGACGCGACCATTTTATCTTTGGCCGGGATCAAAAGAATGAAAATGGAAATTGATTATGAAATGCTTCCGGTAATGATTTCTGCCCCATCTCAGGGCGTTATTGCTGTTGCAGGACATTCCCACAAACCGGAGATCAATGAAATACTAAGACAAATCAATCACCAGCCAACCCAGGTCTGTGTAGAGATTGAAAGAAACTTCCTAAGTACTTTAGAAGGTGGATGTACAGCACCTATTGGAGCTTTTGCAGAAATTATTGAGGATCAGATCCGCTTTACAGCAGCACTTTGCTCACTGGACGGTAAAAACTGCATTGCGATTGACGAGAACTTCAAGTATAATTCTACAGAAGATTTTGGAGAAAAATTTGCAAAAGTAGTGCTGGAAAATGGTGGAAAAGAATTGATGACAGAAATCAAAAGCCAAATCTAA
- the hemA gene encoding glutamyl-tRNA reductase, which produces MLQYSNIHQTSNFAVLSISYEKADVETRGKFAFFDENIKNFVSRVHQEDLGDAFVVSTCNRTEIYTTSSNYLLVAEEYCKTIGVNLTDFLQFANILTKEEALIHLFRVAAGLESQIIGDFEIIGQIKKAYSRFKKERQNSNPYLERAINAAIQISKRIKNETGISNGAASVSYAAVHYILNSQKKITEKNILLLGVGEIGQNTVENLVKHVYQPKIKIANRTQEKAEKISQKYNIPHVDYSDVDKELRNTDILIVATGAKHPIINQSHFPNGKETLVIDLSIPHNVEKNVTENKNVTLIDVDELSKQIQETIQQREKEIPKAEKIIKELMKDFIEWEKKRKLAPNIHHFKAVLKNMERNEMHNFYKKNKYIDITDMELSDKMIQKITNRFAKYIIDNPLKAEEISKLMHEILVEQPNNEFNEKH; this is translated from the coding sequence ATGTTACAGTATTCCAACATCCATCAAACATCGAATTTTGCCGTGCTTTCTATAAGCTACGAAAAGGCCGATGTAGAAACGAGAGGAAAGTTTGCATTCTTTGATGAAAACATCAAAAACTTTGTTTCCCGCGTCCATCAGGAAGACCTTGGGGATGCATTTGTGGTTTCCACATGTAACAGGACCGAGATCTACACTACTTCGTCTAATTATCTTTTAGTAGCAGAAGAGTATTGCAAAACCATCGGAGTAAACCTTACAGATTTTCTTCAGTTTGCTAATATACTGACTAAAGAAGAGGCATTAATACATCTTTTCAGAGTAGCTGCCGGTCTTGAAAGCCAGATTATCGGAGATTTTGAGATTATCGGTCAGATCAAAAAAGCATACAGCCGCTTTAAAAAGGAAAGACAGAATTCTAATCCCTATCTTGAGAGAGCCATTAATGCTGCTATTCAGATTTCCAAAAGGATAAAGAACGAAACCGGAATATCCAATGGAGCCGCTTCTGTTTCTTATGCGGCCGTTCATTATATCCTAAACAGCCAAAAGAAAATTACCGAAAAGAACATTCTTCTTCTTGGAGTAGGTGAGATTGGACAGAATACAGTGGAAAACCTGGTAAAACATGTTTATCAGCCGAAAATTAAAATCGCCAACAGAACTCAGGAGAAAGCTGAAAAGATTTCCCAGAAATATAATATTCCTCACGTTGATTATTCTGATGTTGACAAGGAATTAAGAAACACGGATATTCTTATAGTGGCTACTGGGGCAAAACATCCAATCATCAACCAGTCTCATTTCCCGAACGGAAAAGAAACATTGGTGATTGACCTTTCTATCCCTCACAACGTTGAAAAGAATGTTACAGAAAATAAAAATGTAACCTTAATTGATGTTGATGAGCTTTCAAAACAGATCCAGGAAACAATTCAACAGAGGGAAAAAGAAATTCCTAAAGCTGAAAAGATCATTAAGGAGCTGATGAAAGATTTTATTGAGTGGGAGAAAAAAAGAAAACTAGCACCAAACATTCATCATTTCAAAGCTGTTTTAAAGAACATGGAACGCAATGAAATGCATAACTTTTATAAGAAAAATAAATATATAGACATCACGGACATGGAACTTTCTGACAAGATGATCCAGAAAATTACCAACCGTTTTGCAAAATATATCATCGATAACCCTTTAAAAGCCGAAGAAATTAGTAAATTAATGCACGAAATATTAGTTGAACAACCAAACAACGAATTCAATGAAAAGCATTAG
- a CDS encoding rod shape-determining protein translates to MSLFDMFTQEIAIDLGTANTLIIHNNKIVIDQPSIVAIERSTGKPIAVGEQAKHMQGKTHEDIKTIRPLKDGVIADFHASEHMIKEFIKKIPGIKGKFIQPALRIVICIPSGITEVEKRAVRDSAQKVNAKEVRLIYEPMAAAIGVGIDVQKPEGNMIIDIGGGTTEIAVVALGGIVCDKSVKIAGDVFTNDIAYYLRTHHNLYIGERTAERIKIEVGSAVEDLDVDIEDIPVQGRDLITGKPKEIMVGYKEIARALDKSIIRIEDAVMETLSLTPPELAADIYKTGIYLAGGGALLRGLADRIHKKTGLPVFVAEDPLRAVVRGTGIALKNMDKFNFLIK, encoded by the coding sequence ATGAGTTTATTTGATATGTTTACGCAAGAAATTGCGATAGACCTGGGAACAGCCAATACCCTTATCATCCATAATAATAAAATTGTTATAGATCAACCGTCAATTGTTGCAATTGAACGCTCTACGGGTAAACCCATTGCTGTAGGTGAACAGGCGAAGCATATGCAAGGCAAAACTCACGAGGATATCAAGACGATCCGTCCTTTGAAAGATGGGGTTATTGCAGACTTCCACGCTTCTGAACACATGATTAAGGAGTTCATTAAAAAAATTCCCGGAATCAAAGGTAAATTCATACAGCCTGCATTAAGAATTGTAATCTGTATTCCTTCTGGTATTACTGAAGTTGAAAAAAGGGCGGTAAGAGATTCTGCTCAGAAAGTAAACGCAAAAGAGGTAAGATTGATCTACGAACCAATGGCAGCTGCTATAGGAGTTGGGATTGACGTACAGAAGCCTGAAGGGAACATGATTATTGATATAGGTGGAGGTACTACTGAAATTGCTGTAGTAGCTTTAGGAGGTATCGTATGTGATAAATCTGTAAAGATTGCAGGAGATGTATTTACCAATGATATTGCGTATTACTTAAGAACTCACCATAATCTTTATATCGGAGAAAGAACTGCTGAAAGAATTAAAATTGAAGTAGGTTCTGCCGTAGAAGATCTTGATGTAGATATCGAGGATATCCCGGTGCAAGGTAGAGACCTTATTACAGGTAAGCCTAAAGAAATTATGGTTGGGTATAAGGAAATTGCCCGTGCATTAGACAAGTCTATCATCAGAATTGAAGATGCTGTAATGGAAACGCTTTCCCTTACGCCACCGGAATTGGCTGCTGATATTTATAAAACGGGTATTTATCTTGCCGGAGGAGGAGCGTTGTTAAGAGGTCTTGCGGACAGAATCCACAAAAAGACAGGTCTTCCTGTATTTGTTGCAGAAGATCCGTTGAGAGCTGTAGTTCGTGGAACTGGTATTGCCCTTAAGAATATGGATAAATTCAATTTCTTAATTAAATAA
- a CDS encoding peptidoglycan D,D-transpeptidase FtsI family protein produces MNTRYLKIFSILIVIALIFVARLAYLQLFTDRYALNAANTSIKIEYVIPQRGVIFDRNGKIMVGNQPAYEISFTQGLMKPDFDTLGFCSLMKISKADFINKINFIKKEKYYSKLTPMTFLKDLSREDIARVQEIIFKYPAFNIVQRPQRQYEVSTSGNLLGYTSEVNEKEIKKDSIYYLPGDFIGKTGVEKSYEKELRGVKGMKYIQKDIRLRNIGSYKNGTLDKDVVTGKDITLTIDYDLQRTAEEMLVNKHGAVVAIDPNNGEVLVAATGPDIDPNLFTGPYKSKNLYALSKDTLYENKPTFDRSLQAGYPPGSTFKLLTALAAMQMGVMDEKTIFPCGGGFFYKGKRIKGHGGADPLIPSIQVSSNCFFTYAFIAIIKKYPGNPSKGVDEWKKIMSSFGVGEFLNNDFAVGAKGRIPSGDFYEKRFKAIMKASGSQRTDFKNWDEMSTGAIYNGMGQGDVLVTPIQLANYVAAIANKGWYYTPHIVKAIDGKPNPDPRFKVKHKTLVDPKHFEPVLKGMEAVVLRGTARGLKSNDFTQLAKTGTAQVPQGKDNSIFVLIAPADKPKIVVVAVMEHAGFGATWAGPACTVIAEKYITGDLKRENLYKKMITSSFMPEYKRQWIADLKRKGLYKDPKPDSIKQKRIKDSLDLIKQQKAKLQKKIEEEKAKSNNTAKKTVKQ; encoded by the coding sequence TTGAACACACGTTATTTAAAAATTTTTTCCATTCTTATTGTAATCGCCCTTATTTTTGTGGCGAGGCTTGCATATTTACAGCTGTTTACAGACCGTTATGCACTGAATGCAGCCAATACTTCCATTAAAATTGAATATGTAATTCCTCAGCGTGGGGTTATTTTTGACCGAAACGGTAAGATCATGGTAGGAAACCAGCCTGCTTATGAAATTTCCTTTACGCAAGGTTTGATGAAACCTGATTTTGATACATTGGGCTTTTGTAGCCTTATGAAGATTTCTAAAGCGGATTTCATCAACAAAATCAATTTTATTAAAAAAGAAAAATATTATTCTAAGCTGACTCCTATGACCTTTTTAAAGGATCTTAGCAGAGAAGATATTGCCAGAGTACAGGAGATTATTTTTAAATATCCGGCTTTTAATATTGTACAGAGACCTCAGCGTCAATACGAAGTTTCTACTTCCGGAAACCTGTTAGGATATACCAGTGAAGTAAATGAAAAAGAGATTAAAAAAGATTCTATTTACTATTTACCGGGAGATTTTATCGGAAAAACAGGAGTGGAAAAGTCTTATGAAAAGGAACTTCGCGGGGTAAAAGGAATGAAGTACATCCAAAAAGATATCAGGCTTCGAAATATCGGCTCTTATAAAAATGGAACGTTGGATAAAGACGTAGTGACCGGTAAAGATATTACCCTGACTATTGATTATGATCTTCAGAGAACGGCTGAAGAAATGCTTGTCAACAAACACGGTGCAGTGGTTGCGATAGATCCTAATAACGGCGAAGTATTAGTGGCTGCAACCGGACCTGATATCGATCCGAACCTTTTCACCGGACCTTATAAATCTAAAAACTTATATGCTTTGTCAAAAGATACGCTTTATGAAAATAAACCTACTTTTGACCGTTCTTTACAGGCAGGATATCCTCCGGGTTCCACTTTCAAATTATTAACGGCCTTGGCTGCAATGCAAATGGGAGTAATGGATGAAAAGACGATCTTCCCTTGTGGAGGTGGATTTTTCTATAAAGGAAAAAGAATTAAAGGGCACGGTGGAGCAGATCCGCTGATTCCTTCCATTCAGGTTTCCAGTAACTGTTTCTTTACGTATGCATTTATTGCCATCATTAAAAAATATCCTGGAAATCCTTCAAAAGGTGTTGATGAATGGAAAAAGATCATGAGCAGCTTTGGAGTTGGAGAGTTTTTAAATAATGACTTTGCAGTGGGTGCGAAAGGAAGAATACCTTCCGGAGATTTTTATGAAAAAAGATTTAAAGCCATCATGAAAGCAAGCGGATCCCAGAGAACAGATTTTAAAAACTGGGATGAAATGTCAACGGGTGCTATTTATAACGGAATGGGACAGGGAGATGTGTTGGTAACTCCTATTCAGCTGGCCAATTATGTAGCTGCTATCGCAAATAAAGGATGGTATTACACTCCTCATATCGTAAAAGCAATTGACGGAAAACCAAATCCTGATCCAAGATTTAAGGTTAAGCATAAAACTTTAGTAGATCCAAAACATTTTGAACCTGTTCTAAAAGGGATGGAAGCTGTAGTTTTGAGAGGAACAGCAAGAGGATTGAAATCCAATGATTTTACCCAGTTAGCTAAAACAGGTACGGCACAGGTTCCACAAGGAAAGGATAATTCTATCTTTGTATTGATTGCTCCTGCTGATAAGCCTAAAATTGTTGTAGTTGCAGTAATGGAGCATGCAGGATTCGGAGCTACTTGGGCAGGACCAGCTTGTACAGTGATTGCGGAAAAATATATTACCGGTGATTTGAAGAGGGAGAATTTGTATAAGAAAATGATTACCTCGAGTTTCATGCCGGAATACAAAAGGCAATGGATTGCAGATTTGAAACGTAAAGGGCTTTATAAAGACCCTAAACCTGATTCAATTAAACAAAAAAGAATAAAGGATAGTCTGGATCTTATTAAGCAACAAAAAGCCAAGCTCCAAAAGAAAATAGAAGAAGAGAAGGCTAAAAGTAATAACACTGCTAAAAAAACTGTGAAGCAATGA
- the hemE gene encoding uroporphyrinogen decarboxylase, giving the protein MIKNDLYLKALRGETVERPPVWMMRQAGRYLPEFIALRDQYDFFTRCQTPELAAEITLQPIRRFPLDAAILFSDILVVPQAMGIDFKMKESVGPWLDTPIRTMEQVQNIVTPDVNDTLGYVFDAIELTLQKLDNDIPLIGFAGSPWTILCYCVEGKGSKAFDIAKSFCFQQPEAAHLLLQKITDTTIAYLKRKVEKGVSAVQIFDSWGGMLSPTDYQEFSWQYINQIVEALSPLTHVVVFGKGCWFALEDMTMSKASALGVDWTIKPEFARTLTNHTMTLQGNFDPARLHSTPETIKKMVNEMINRFGKDRYIANLGHGILPNVPVENAEAFIRAVVDWKPNL; this is encoded by the coding sequence ATGATAAAAAACGACCTATATTTAAAAGCACTTCGCGGAGAAACCGTTGAAAGACCTCCTGTCTGGATGATGAGGCAGGCTGGAAGATATCTGCCGGAATTCATTGCTTTAAGAGACCAATATGATTTCTTTACAAGATGTCAGACCCCTGAACTTGCTGCTGAAATTACCTTACAGCCTATCCGCAGATTTCCTCTAGACGCTGCGATCCTGTTTTCTGATATTTTGGTAGTTCCTCAGGCTATGGGAATTGATTTCAAAATGAAAGAATCTGTTGGTCCTTGGTTGGATACTCCGATCAGAACAATGGAACAGGTTCAGAATATTGTAACTCCGGATGTGAACGATACTTTAGGATACGTTTTTGATGCTATTGAATTAACGCTACAGAAATTAGATAATGATATTCCATTGATCGGCTTTGCTGGTTCTCCATGGACAATTCTTTGCTACTGTGTGGAGGGAAAAGGAAGTAAAGCTTTTGATATTGCTAAGTCTTTCTGCTTCCAGCAGCCTGAAGCAGCTCATTTATTACTTCAAAAGATTACTGATACTACGATTGCTTACCTTAAGAGAAAAGTAGAAAAAGGGGTTTCCGCTGTACAGATTTTTGATTCATGGGGTGGAATGCTTTCACCAACGGATTACCAGGAATTCTCTTGGCAGTATATCAATCAGATTGTTGAGGCATTAAGCCCACTTACCCATGTGGTAGTATTCGGGAAAGGATGCTGGTTTGCATTGGAAGATATGACCATGTCTAAAGCTTCTGCTCTTGGTGTCGACTGGACTATTAAGCCGGAATTCGCAAGAACACTGACTAACCACACCATGACCTTACAAGGAAACTTTGACCCTGCAAGATTGCATTCAACTCCTGAAACCATCAAGAAAATGGTAAATGAAATGATTAACCGTTTCGGAAAGGATAGATATATTGCAAACCTTGGACACGGAATTCTGCCCAATGTTCCTGTTGAAAATGCTGAGGCATTCATCAGAGCAGTTGTTGACTGGAAACCTAATCTTTAA
- the mreC gene encoding rod shape-determining protein MreC: MGFLLRLFSKNTLFVFFIFLQIIALVLIFSRNAMQRSWVAGQTAALNSWISGYIDEGVSYLKLKQINEDLVVQNKALMTELYGKDGTKNPVFKRVHDTIGGGQIYTFVDGEIVFNSINRRNNYFTINRGRRDGVFPQMGVMAPRGIAGIVINSTDSYALVQSVLSVNKIRINAALKNSGYFGTLTWNGDNSRVMHLADIPKYVALKVGDTVVTDGKSAIFPKGVMIGTIAGYSVDNKTGFWDISVELSEKMGALNKVYVVKNLKKAEVQKIQDTMQAVIKKEND, encoded by the coding sequence ATGGGATTTTTGCTGAGATTATTTTCGAAGAACACACTTTTTGTCTTCTTTATATTCCTGCAAATTATTGCTCTGGTTCTGATATTCTCTAGAAATGCCATGCAGAGATCCTGGGTTGCAGGTCAAACGGCTGCGTTAAACTCATGGATTTCCGGGTATATCGATGAAGGGGTTTCTTACCTGAAGCTAAAACAGATTAATGAAGATCTTGTCGTTCAGAATAAAGCTCTTATGACAGAGCTCTATGGAAAAGATGGAACTAAAAACCCTGTTTTCAAAAGAGTACATGATACCATTGGAGGTGGTCAAATCTATACTTTTGTTGATGGAGAAATTGTTTTCAATAGTATCAACAGAAGAAATAACTATTTTACAATCAACCGTGGCCGTAGAGACGGAGTTTTCCCTCAGATGGGGGTAATGGCGCCTAGAGGTATTGCGGGGATTGTTATCAATTCTACAGACAGTTATGCATTGGTTCAGTCAGTATTGAGTGTCAATAAGATCAGAATTAATGCGGCACTAAAAAATTCCGGATATTTTGGAACCTTAACGTGGAACGGAGATAACTCCAGGGTAATGCACCTTGCAGATATTCCTAAATATGTTGCTTTAAAAGTAGGAGATACCGTTGTTACAGACGGCAAATCAGCCATCTTTCCGAAAGGGGTGATGATTGGAACCATTGCCGGATACTCAGTAGATAACAAAACCGGTTTCTGGGATATTTCCGTGGAGCTGAGTGAAAAAATGGGTGCATTGAATAAAGTGTATGTCGTGAAAAACCTGAAAAAAGCCGAAGTGCAGAAAATCCAGGACACGATGCAGGCTGTAATAAAAAAAGAAAATGATTAG
- the rodA gene encoding rod shape-determining protein RodA: protein MKWTEGIDKLGLGLYFMLCIFAIANIYSVDQKLGEKQLMFFCISVFVGLIIFVGRSKFFENMAGIIYIGGVLLLIGLFPFGKEILGQKNWYKFGSFTMQPVEFAKIGTALMLANYVSGPDFNLKNRKSLFTALGIIGVPAAVVLAIPDVGSMLVFIAFFIALYREGLSGMLFGVGFIFAAVFLVALAIPPIYVAGAILIIAGVLIAMNYHRMSWDVISISGISGSILLLCGLAFGSPYILEKLPKHQRERIEVLYKGEKAFRDTSGYNLLYSKTAIGSGGLLGKGYREGSVTQGKFVPEQETDYIFCTVGEEWGFLGSAILILCYMVYIGRIYYLAERQKSTFNRVFGYCFASILLMHFSINLGMVMGLFPTVGIPLPYFSYGGSSLLAFSMMTFIFFKLNYSDKNSLV, encoded by the coding sequence ATGAAATGGACAGAAGGAATAGATAAACTTGGTCTAGGGCTGTACTTCATGCTTTGCATTTTTGCTATTGCTAATATTTACAGTGTTGACCAGAAGCTGGGAGAAAAACAGTTGATGTTTTTCTGTATCTCTGTATTTGTAGGGCTTATCATATTTGTGGGGAGAAGTAAGTTCTTCGAAAATATGGCAGGTATTATTTATATAGGTGGAGTACTCCTGTTGATAGGACTTTTCCCTTTTGGAAAAGAAATCTTGGGGCAGAAGAACTGGTATAAGTTTGGAAGTTTTACCATGCAGCCTGTAGAATTCGCAAAAATTGGGACGGCGTTAATGTTGGCCAACTATGTTTCAGGACCTGATTTTAATCTTAAAAATAGAAAATCTTTATTTACAGCTTTGGGAATCATTGGAGTCCCGGCCGCTGTCGTACTGGCTATTCCGGATGTAGGCTCCATGTTGGTGTTTATTGCATTCTTTATTGCATTATACAGAGAAGGATTAAGTGGAATGTTGTTTGGAGTAGGTTTCATTTTCGCTGCTGTTTTTTTAGTAGCTCTAGCCATTCCGCCAATATATGTAGCAGGAGCTATTTTAATCATCGCTGGTGTTTTGATTGCGATGAATTATCATAGAATGTCATGGGACGTGATTTCAATTTCTGGAATTTCCGGATCTATTCTTTTATTATGCGGACTAGCATTTGGTTCTCCTTATATTTTAGAAAAATTACCCAAACACCAGAGAGAGAGAATTGAGGTTCTTTATAAAGGTGAAAAGGCATTTAGAGATACTTCAGGATACAACTTATTATATTCCAAAACAGCAATCGGATCCGGAGGTCTCTTAGGAAAAGGATACCGTGAAGGATCAGTTACCCAGGGGAAGTTCGTTCCGGAACAGGAAACCGATTATATTTTCTGTACGGTAGGAGAAGAATGGGGATTTCTGGGAAGCGCTATCCTTATTTTATGCTATATGGTATACATCGGACGAATCTATTACTTAGCAGAACGACAGAAGTCTACTTTTAACCGCGTATTTGGATATTGTTTTGCTTCGATCCTTTTGATGCACTTTTCCATCAATTTGGGGATGGTTATGGGGCTTTTCCCGACGGTAGGTATTCCGCTTCCGTATTTCAGTTATGGAGGAAGTTCTTTGCTGGCATTTTCCATGATGACTTTTATTTTCTTTAAACTTAATTATTCAGATAAGAACAGCTTAGTATAG
- a CDS encoding aminotransferase class V-fold PLP-dependent enzyme, whose product MFDIQEIRSQFSILDREVNGKPLVYLDNAATSQKPNSVLDVCHAYYTELNANVHRGIHTLSQLATEEMELSRRKIQKFINAEHDFEVIFTKGTTEGLNLISYILTQKLQKDDEIIISYLEHHSNIVPWQLLCERTGAKLRVIPIDENGILQLDYLDQFLSEKTKVVSVNQVSNALGIVNPIEEIIAKTRKNSDAYVVIDGAQSAPHFNVDVQKLDCDFFVFSGHKMYAPMGTGILYGKREILEALPPFHGGGEMIATCSFDGTTYAGLPFKYEAGTPNVGGNIALGAAVDFMNSVGHENIQNHENALLEYAQRHLLEIEGLKVYGEKAKRTGVVSFNLEGVGISSDVGMILDKMGVAVRTGHHCTQPIMNFFNIAGTVRASFAVYNTFEEIDILVEGVKKAQRMLS is encoded by the coding sequence ATGTTTGACATTCAGGAAATAAGAAGCCAGTTTTCTATATTGGACAGAGAAGTGAATGGTAAGCCATTGGTTTACTTGGATAATGCAGCTACATCTCAAAAGCCAAATTCGGTTTTGGACGTCTGTCACGCATATTATACGGAACTTAATGCCAACGTTCACAGAGGGATTCATACATTAAGTCAACTAGCAACAGAAGAAATGGAGCTTTCCAGAAGAAAGATCCAAAAATTTATTAATGCAGAACATGATTTCGAAGTTATTTTTACCAAAGGAACAACAGAAGGGTTGAATCTCATCTCTTATATTCTAACACAAAAATTACAAAAAGACGATGAGATCATTATTTCTTATCTGGAGCACCATTCCAATATTGTTCCGTGGCAATTACTTTGTGAAAGAACCGGAGCGAAGCTTCGTGTAATTCCTATCGATGAAAACGGGATCCTTCAATTGGATTATCTTGATCAGTTTCTTAGTGAAAAAACAAAAGTAGTTTCTGTAAACCAGGTTTCTAATGCATTGGGAATTGTAAATCCTATTGAAGAGATCATTGCAAAAACAAGAAAAAATTCGGATGCTTATGTTGTTATTGATGGAGCGCAGTCTGCTCCCCATTTCAATGTTGATGTTCAGAAACTGGATTGTGATTTCTTTGTGTTCTCCGGACATAAAATGTATGCTCCGATGGGAACTGGGATTCTGTACGGAAAACGTGAGATACTGGAAGCTTTACCACCATTCCATGGAGGAGGAGAGATGATTGCAACATGTTCTTTTGATGGAACAACATATGCGGGACTTCCGTTTAAATATGAAGCTGGGACACCCAATGTAGGCGGAAATATTGCTTTAGGAGCGGCGGTTGATTTTATGAATAGCGTGGGACATGAAAACATTCAAAACCATGAAAATGCTTTGTTGGAATATGCTCAAAGGCATCTTTTAGAAATTGAAGGCCTGAAAGTATATGGTGAGAAAGCTAAGAGAACAGGGGTGGTTTCTTTTAATCTGGAAGGAGTAGGGATTTCCTCTGATGTAGGGATGATCCTGGATAAAATGGGGGTTGCTGTAAGAACAGGACACCATTGTACACAGCCAATTATGAACTTCTTTAATATTGCAGGAACGGTAAGAGCAAGTTTTGCAGTATATAATACCTTTGAAGAAATTGATATTCTGGTTGAAGGAGTTAAAAAAGCACAAAGAATGCTGAGCTAG